ACACGTCCGACTGGCACCTGGGCCGCTCGTTCCACCGCGTGAACATGCTCGACGCCCAGGCCGCGTTCATCGGCCACCTGCTGGCGACCGTGCGCGAGCGCGACGTGGACGCCGTCGTGGTGGCCGGGGACGTGTACGACAGAGCGGTGCCCCCGCTCGCGGCGGTCGAGCTCTTCGACGACGCCCTGCACCGGCTCGCCGACCTCGGTGTACCGACGATCATGATCTCCGGGAACCACGACTCGGCGCGCCGCCTCGGCGTCGGCGCGGGCCTCATCGACCGCGCGGGCATCCACCTGCGCACCGACCCGGCCGCGTGCGCGGAGCCCGTGATCCTCACCGATCCGCACGGGGACGTGGCGTTCTACGGCCTGCCCTACCTCGAACCGGCCCTGGTGAAGGACGCGTTCGGGGTGGAGAAGGCCGGACACGAGGCGGTCATCGGCGCCGCCATGGACCGCGTGCGGGCCGACCTCGCAGGCCGCGCCCCCGGCACCCGCTCCGTCGTCCTCGCCCACGCCTTCGTCAGCGGCGGCCAGGTCAGCGACAGCGAGCGGGACATCACCGTCGGCGGCGTGGCGGCCGTGCCCGCCGGAGTCTTCGAGGGCGTGGACTACGCGGCCCTTGGACACCTGCACGGCAGCCAGACCCTGGGCGAGCGCGTGCGCTACTCAGGGTCACCCCTGCCGTACTCGTTCTCCGAGGCCGACCACCGCAAGAGCATGTGGCTCGTCGACCTGGGGGCCGACGGGCACATCGAGGCCGAGCGCGTGGACTGCCCGGTGCCGCGCGCGCTCGCCCGCATCCGCGGCACCCTCGACGAGCTGCTCGACGCCCCGGACCTCGCCCGCCACGAGGACGCGTGGGTCGAGGCCACCCTGACCGACGCGGTGCGCCCCGACGACCCGATGGCCAGGCTCTGCGAGCGCTTCCCGCACACGCTCAGCCTCGTCTTCGCCCCCGACCGTGCCCCGGACGACCCGGACGTCTCGTACGCCCAGCGGCTCAGGGACCGCAGCGACCAGCAGATCGCCGAGGACTTCGTGACCCACGTGCGCGGTGCCGGACCGGACGAGCAGGAACAGGAAGTGCTGCGTTCCGCGTTCGACGCGGTCCGCACCGACGCCACGCTGCGCGAGGTCGCCCGATGAGACTCCACCGACTCCGCATCACCGCCTTCGGGCCCTTCGGCACCGCGCAGGACATCGACTTCGACGACCTCAGCGCCGCAGGCCTCTTCCTGCTGCACGGCCCGACGGGCGCGGGCAAGACCTCCGTCCTGGACGCTGTGTGCTACGCGCTCTACGGCTCGGTGCCGGGCGCCCGACAGGGCGGCGGTCAAGGCATGACGCTGCGCAGCGACCACGCGCAGCAGGGCACCCGCACAGAGGTGTGCCTCGAACTGACCGTCGCGGGACGCCGCCTGGAGGTCACCCGCCAACCCCCGTGGGAACGTCCCAAGAAGCGTGGCACGGGCACCACCACGGAGAAGGCCCAGAGCTGGCTGCGCGAGTACGACTCCGGGGAGGGCCCGGACGGCGGATGGAAGGCCCTCAGCCGCTCCCACCAGGAGATCGGTGAGGAGATCAGCCAGCTCCTCGGCATGAGCAAGGAACAGTTCTGCCAGGTCGTGCTCCTGCCCCAGGGAGACTTCGCCCGGTTCCTGCGCGCCGACGCCGAGGCACGCGGCAAACTGCTCGGCCGCCTCTTCGACACGCGCAGGTTCGCCGCCGTGGAGCAGCGGCTCGCCGAACAGCGGCGCACCACCGAGGCCGAGGTCAAGGAGGGCGACGCCGCCCTCCTCGCCGACGCGCACCGCATGCAGCAGGCCGCGAGTGAAGGGGGCCAGGAAGCCGAGCTGCCCCTGCCCGACCTGGCGCCCGGCGACCCGGGCCTGGCGGACGCGGTCCTCACCTGGGCGGCCGTCGCCCGCGCGGGCGCGCGGGAACGCCTCGCTGTCGCCCACTGCGCGCTCGCCGCCGCCGAATCCGCCCAAGCGGGCGCGGAACGCCGCCTCGCCGACGTACGCGAACTCGACCGGCTGCAGCGCCGGTTCACCGAGGCACAAACACGCGCCGACCAGCTCCACGCGCGCGTGGACGAACAGCGCGTCCTCGAAGAGCGTCTCGAACGGGCCCGCAAGGCCGAGAAGGTCGCGCCCGCGCTCGGCCTGCGCGACACCGCCGACACCGAACACCGCCGCGCCGCGGAAGCCGAGGCACGCGCGCGTGGCCGACTGCCCGAGACGTTCGCCTCGTCCGGCGCGGCGGGCCTCGCCGCCGCCGCGCGCACGGCCGCCGAGGAGCTGGGCGGCCTGGCATCGGCCCGGCGCGCCGAGGGACGCACCACGGAGATCACCGCCGAACGCACCGCGCTGGACCGTCAGGAACGCGCCGACGACGAGCTGCTCCAGGAGGCGTCGGGCTGGCTCGACGGCTGGGAGACGACCCGGTCCGCGCTCCTGGAGCGCATCGAGTCCGCCCAGGAGGCCGCGACCCGCGCCGAGCGCCTGGGGGGCCAGCTCGCGCCCGCCGAGGCCCGCCTGGACGCGGCCCGCCGCCGCGACCGGCTCGCCCGGGACGCGGCCGCGGCGCAGGAACACGCCCTCGCCGCCCGCGAGTCCGCCACGGAGGCCCACGAACACTGGCTCGCCCTCAAGGAGCAGCGCCTCACCGGCATCGCCGCCGAACTCGCGGCCCACCTCACCGACGGCCAGCCGTGCGCGGTGTGCGGAGCCACGGAACACCTCGCCCCCGCGCGGAAGGTGGCCGGACACGTGGACCGGCAGGCCGAAGAGGCGGCGCTCGCCGCCCATCGTCGCG
The window above is part of the Streptomyces venezuelae genome. Proteins encoded here:
- a CDS encoding exonuclease SbcCD subunit D is translated as MRLLHTSDWHLGRSFHRVNMLDAQAAFIGHLLATVRERDVDAVVVAGDVYDRAVPPLAAVELFDDALHRLADLGVPTIMISGNHDSARRLGVGAGLIDRAGIHLRTDPAACAEPVILTDPHGDVAFYGLPYLEPALVKDAFGVEKAGHEAVIGAAMDRVRADLAGRAPGTRSVVLAHAFVSGGQVSDSERDITVGGVAAVPAGVFEGVDYAALGHLHGSQTLGERVRYSGSPLPYSFSEADHRKSMWLVDLGADGHIEAERVDCPVPRALARIRGTLDELLDAPDLARHEDAWVEATLTDAVRPDDPMARLCERFPHTLSLVFAPDRAPDDPDVSYAQRLRDRSDQQIAEDFVTHVRGAGPDEQEQEVLRSAFDAVRTDATLREVAR
- a CDS encoding AAA family ATPase, producing the protein MRLHRLRITAFGPFGTAQDIDFDDLSAAGLFLLHGPTGAGKTSVLDAVCYALYGSVPGARQGGGQGMTLRSDHAQQGTRTEVCLELTVAGRRLEVTRQPPWERPKKRGTGTTTEKAQSWLREYDSGEGPDGGWKALSRSHQEIGEEISQLLGMSKEQFCQVVLLPQGDFARFLRADAEARGKLLGRLFDTRRFAAVEQRLAEQRRTTEAEVKEGDAALLADAHRMQQAASEGGQEAELPLPDLAPGDPGLADAVLTWAAVARAGARERLAVAHCALAAAESAQAGAERRLADVRELDRLQRRFTEAQTRADQLHARVDEQRVLEERLERARKAEKVAPALGLRDTADTEHRRAAEAEARARGRLPETFASSGAAGLAAAARTAAEELGGLASARRAEGRTTEITAERTALDRQERADDELLQEASGWLDGWETTRSALLERIESAQEAATRAERLGGQLAPAEARLDAARRRDRLARDAAAAQEHALAARESATEAHEHWLALKEQRLTGIAAELAAHLTDGQPCAVCGATEHLAPARKVAGHVDRQAEEAALAAHRRADESRSAAERTLGEVRESLAAAKAAARGGPATNPHETSPGGSPDEDPTADELTDAVDALRRDYTEARDLASGLHAAREALARAEREYDRRLAQQQEAARRAASRTTLRDALEREQQSLEAELTRARGATGSVADRAAQLERQAALLTEAADAVRAADDTAERLKDADARLADAAFRAGFDTPTAASAALLDDAGYREVQHRIDAWRNDDAAVRSVLAEPDTAAAAQRPPADLRAAGEHAESAARRLRDTASARDAAARRCAELDRLSTRTAAATRRLAPLRAAHDRVARMAGLAAGTSADNERRMRLESYVLAARLEQVAAAATVRLHRMSSGRYTLVHSDGRTGRGRSGLGLHVVDAWTGRERDTATLSGGETFFASLALALGLADVVTDEAGGVRLDTLFIDEGFGSLDDQTLDEVLDVLDSLRERDRSVGIVSHVADLRRRVHAQLEVVKGRAGSTVRQRGSG